From a single Streptomyces misionensis genomic region:
- a CDS encoding MazG-like family protein produces MTDQLPAPLWPTVDELFSRMEATRVHTGQEGLLLRILKLSEEVGEVAEAVIGATGQNPRKGFSHTWDDVQAELCDVAITALMALRTLTPDAPAVFERHLAGVRDRPQKPSA; encoded by the coding sequence ATGACCGACCAGCTTCCCGCCCCGCTCTGGCCCACCGTCGACGAACTCTTCTCCCGCATGGAGGCCACCCGCGTCCACACCGGCCAGGAGGGCCTGCTGCTGCGCATCCTCAAGCTGTCCGAGGAGGTCGGCGAGGTCGCCGAGGCGGTGATCGGGGCCACCGGGCAGAACCCCCGCAAGGGCTTCTCCCACACCTGGGACGACGTCCAGGCGGAGCTGTGCGACGTGGCCATCACCGCCCTGATGGCCCTGCGCACCCTGACCCCCGACGCCCCCGCGGTGTTCGAACGGCATCTGGCGGGCGTGCGGGACCGGCCGCAGAAGCCGTCGGCGTAG
- a CDS encoding NAD(P)/FAD-dependent oxidoreductase, translating into MTEPRQQPTRAVVIGGSLAGMLAAAAVKDAVDAVEIIEAHELPAGPEPRTGVPQAAHVHPLLSGGADAIDALLPGTVEQLVAAGANRVPMTTNMVYLSAEGWYRRWRRTTQYLIAAGRDLTDHVVRRQVLADPRVGARAGCRVVGLLGGRGRVTGVRLRTADGTETELAADLVVDASGRSTRTPRWLAGLGVTGLAEDRIESGLAYASRIYRAPVATDDWPVVNVLADPRRPGGAGSIVPIEGDRWHVSFYGPPGNQPTADADAFEAYARGLRHPLVAELLARAEPLTDVTVTHTTTNRRHYYERLRDWPEGLVALGDSVAAFNPIYGQGMSVAAQGALALRRLAAGGLTDGLARRAQRAIARPVDVAWSLAVGQDVHYPTTEGRRPNLGDRLLHRYVSRLSYTAIGSFRVATALTEVLTLQAPPTVLVRPDVLLAAALGPRRPLTDGPTFTPDELRRLAGAGVPLT; encoded by the coding sequence GTGACTGAGCCCCGTCAGCAGCCCACCCGTGCCGTCGTCATCGGAGGCAGTCTCGCCGGCATGCTCGCCGCGGCCGCCGTGAAGGACGCCGTCGACGCCGTCGAGATCATCGAGGCGCACGAGCTGCCCGCCGGGCCCGAGCCCCGCACGGGTGTGCCGCAGGCCGCGCACGTCCACCCCCTGCTGTCCGGCGGCGCGGACGCCATCGACGCCCTGCTGCCCGGCACCGTCGAGCAGTTGGTGGCGGCGGGCGCCAACCGGGTGCCCATGACGACGAACATGGTCTACCTCTCGGCCGAGGGCTGGTACCGGCGCTGGCGCAGGACCACCCAGTACCTGATCGCCGCCGGCCGCGATCTGACCGACCACGTGGTGCGCCGGCAGGTGCTCGCCGACCCCCGGGTCGGGGCGCGTGCCGGCTGCCGGGTCGTCGGGCTGCTCGGCGGCCGCGGACGGGTCACCGGGGTGCGGCTGCGCACCGCCGACGGCACCGAGACCGAACTCGCCGCGGACCTCGTCGTCGACGCCTCGGGCCGGTCCACCCGCACCCCGCGCTGGCTGGCCGGCCTCGGCGTCACCGGGCTGGCGGAGGACCGCATCGAGTCCGGACTGGCGTACGCGAGCAGGATCTACCGCGCCCCGGTCGCCACCGACGACTGGCCGGTGGTCAACGTGCTGGCCGACCCGCGGCGTCCGGGCGGCGCGGGATCCATCGTGCCCATCGAGGGCGACCGCTGGCACGTGAGCTTCTACGGGCCGCCGGGCAACCAGCCCACCGCGGACGCCGACGCGTTCGAGGCGTACGCGCGCGGCCTGCGCCACCCCCTGGTCGCGGAGTTGCTGGCCCGCGCCGAACCGCTCACCGACGTCACCGTCACCCACACCACGACCAACCGGCGCCACTACTACGAGCGTCTGCGGGACTGGCCCGAGGGACTGGTCGCGTTGGGCGACTCGGTGGCCGCGTTCAATCCGATCTACGGGCAGGGCATGTCGGTGGCGGCCCAAGGCGCCCTCGCGCTGCGGCGGTTGGCGGCCGGCGGACTCACGGACGGACTGGCCCGGCGGGCCCAGCGCGCCATCGCCCGGCCCGTCGACGTCGCCTGGTCCCTCGCCGTCGGGCAGGACGTGCACTACCCCACCACCGAGGGCAGGCGGCCGAACCTCGGCGACCGGCTGCTGCACCGCTACGTGAGCCGGCTGTCGTACACCGCGATCGGCAGCTTCCGCGTCGCCACGGCCCTCACCGAGGTGCTCACCCTCCAGGCCCCGCCGACCGTCCTGGTCCGCCCGGACGTGCTCCTCGCGGCGGCCCTCGGGCCCCGGCGTCCGCTGACCGACGGGCCGACGTTCACGCCCGACGAGCTCCGCCGGCTGGCAGGCGCGGGCGTGCCGCTGACCTGA
- a CDS encoding MAB_1171c family putative transporter, which produces MSHGPDNTVFYLCGTLLLLICLLKVPALLRHRRDLLLGSVVLLLFDGALVFFFAAPDSIAEINRVTGVPNFAAPLAYSALAVFGGASLLLIINWRPAPAERTRRASRVCVLVYGLVVVAVNVLFWAGRAPVEQLTLFDGYYASTPFIREMILTYLVAQGVGTMATSVLCWRWSKQVHGSLRAGLRILAPGYLLHVCYDVVKLVAIGGRWAGHRWDFLIDQVAPQTAAPSAAFVVCGFGVPLAGPPLAQSVRSLRQLRRLTPLWEELRDVPTPGAVRTSLPWWSSPAVRLTRRRTSIYDALLALAPHYDPAVRERALRAALDRGDDAATAEATAEAAMVIAARTRRSRAGAVPGRPADPPPRQPRDLIPLSRALSSPVLSALRERSRAAQAESSHRD; this is translated from the coding sequence GTGAGCCACGGACCCGACAACACCGTCTTCTACCTTTGCGGCACGCTGCTGCTGCTGATCTGTCTGCTGAAGGTGCCGGCGCTGCTGCGCCACCGCCGCGACCTGCTGCTCGGCTCCGTGGTCCTGCTGCTCTTCGACGGCGCGCTGGTCTTCTTCTTCGCCGCACCGGACTCGATCGCCGAGATCAACCGGGTCACCGGCGTGCCCAACTTCGCGGCGCCGCTGGCCTATTCGGCGCTGGCCGTCTTCGGCGGCGCCAGCCTGCTGCTGATCATCAACTGGCGGCCGGCACCCGCCGAACGGACCCGGCGCGCCTCGCGGGTGTGCGTCCTCGTCTACGGCCTGGTCGTCGTCGCCGTCAACGTGCTGTTCTGGGCGGGGCGTGCCCCGGTGGAGCAACTCACCCTGTTCGACGGGTACTACGCGAGCACCCCGTTCATCCGCGAGATGATCCTGACCTACCTCGTGGCCCAGGGCGTGGGCACGATGGCCACCAGCGTCCTGTGCTGGCGCTGGTCCAAGCAGGTCCACGGCTCGCTGCGGGCCGGACTGCGCATCCTGGCGCCCGGCTATCTGCTGCACGTGTGCTACGACGTCGTCAAGCTCGTCGCCATCGGCGGCCGTTGGGCCGGGCACCGGTGGGACTTCCTCATCGACCAGGTGGCCCCGCAGACCGCCGCTCCCTCCGCCGCCTTCGTGGTCTGCGGCTTCGGGGTGCCCCTCGCCGGCCCGCCGCTCGCGCAATCGGTCCGCTCGCTGCGGCAGTTGCGCCGGCTGACGCCCCTGTGGGAGGAACTGCGGGACGTGCCCACGCCCGGCGCGGTCCGCACCTCCCTGCCCTGGTGGTCCTCTCCCGCCGTACGGCTCACCCGCCGCAGGACCAGCATCTACGACGCGCTCCTCGCGCTGGCCCCGCACTACGACCCCGCCGTGCGCGAGCGGGCGCTGCGCGCCGCACTCGACCGCGGCGACGACGCGGCCACCGCCGAGGCGACGGCGGAGGCGGCCATGGTCATCGCGGCCCGCACCCGGCGGTCCCGGGCGGGAGCCGTTCCCGGGCGGCCCGCGGACCCACCGCCCCGGCAGCCGCGTGATCTGATCCCCCTGTCCCGGGCCCTGTCCTCGCCCGTCCTGTCCGCCCTCCGCGAGCGCTCCCGCGCCGCCCAGGCAGAAAGCAGCCACCGTGACTGA
- a CDS encoding toxin-antitoxin system, toxin component produces MSAGTRAMRRLGSRLFAALDVPGGDDTLLPAVGRAVTQVRGRPVRLHAVAFPPELASGLWIDRAGQDVIAYERNTDLDHQLVIIGHEVWHMFEGHCGSLTAHGPAASRALGDGMPDALRDLVADVCDDGSAGTPGERMDLGFHIALRADDPAVVRQEEEAEFFGYRFATGVREALAEARSLADPARLEGRIRVSLVHRIRGS; encoded by the coding sequence GTGAGCGCCGGGACCAGGGCGATGCGCAGGCTCGGTTCGCGGTTGTTCGCCGCGCTCGACGTGCCCGGCGGTGACGACACCCTCCTGCCCGCCGTCGGCAGGGCCGTCACACAGGTGCGGGGGCGGCCCGTGCGGCTGCACGCCGTGGCGTTTCCGCCCGAACTCGCCAGCGGGCTGTGGATCGACCGCGCCGGCCAGGACGTGATCGCGTACGAGCGGAACACCGACCTCGACCACCAGCTGGTCATCATCGGGCACGAGGTCTGGCACATGTTCGAGGGGCACTGCGGTTCCCTGACGGCGCACGGCCCGGCCGCCTCCCGCGCGCTCGGCGACGGGATGCCGGACGCCCTGCGCGACCTGGTCGCCGACGTCTGCGACGACGGTTCGGCCGGGACGCCCGGGGAGCGGATGGACCTCGGGTTCCACATCGCCCTGCGGGCCGACGACCCGGCCGTGGTCCGCCAGGAGGAGGAGGCCGAGTTCTTCGGGTACCGGTTCGCCACCGGAGTGCGCGAGGCACTGGCCGAGGCGCGGTCGCTCGCCGACCCCGCTCGGCTGGAGGGCCGTATCCGGGTGTCGCTGGTGCATCGCATCCGCGGCTCCTGA
- a CDS encoding Fic family protein, protein MVRDDLQAWLRVREEVDWGDVKDVTGPIRGRRDGILAAAALRDRPGDTTRGDRLRAAWQRACSDAAAGALLEFRLLSEWQKLVLGLPEVSFRMLPAFAKKGRERYGLGAETPLLFDACLAESGASDVPLAARAARLYLDVCFFHPFHDGNGRAALLALGFVLARENVFLEEVGPIQIRRYADDAVGAASLARVIHTLAMATGRRGQNDTVQQSP, encoded by the coding sequence ATGGTGCGTGACGATCTACAGGCTTGGCTTCGCGTCCGTGAGGAGGTCGATTGGGGTGACGTGAAGGATGTGACCGGTCCGATCCGTGGGCGCCGCGACGGGATCCTGGCTGCGGCCGCCCTGCGTGACAGGCCGGGAGACACCACGCGTGGTGACAGACTGCGGGCCGCCTGGCAGCGAGCGTGTTCGGACGCAGCGGCCGGAGCGCTCCTCGAATTCCGTCTGCTCAGCGAGTGGCAGAAACTCGTCCTTGGCCTCCCCGAGGTCTCGTTTCGCATGCTGCCCGCCTTCGCCAAGAAGGGAAGGGAACGGTACGGACTCGGCGCCGAGACCCCACTGCTCTTCGATGCCTGCCTGGCCGAGAGTGGGGCCTCGGACGTTCCCCTGGCCGCACGCGCCGCACGCTTGTACCTCGACGTCTGCTTCTTTCATCCGTTCCACGACGGCAACGGTCGCGCCGCTCTGCTGGCACTGGGCTTCGTGCTGGCACGGGAGAACGTCTTCCTGGAGGAAGTGGGCCCCATCCAGATCCGCAGGTACGCGGACGATGCCGTTGGTGCCGCGTCGCTGGCCCGGGTCATCCACACCTTGGCCATGGCGACCGGCCGGCGTGGGCAGAATGACACGGTTCAGCAGTCGCCGTGA
- a CDS encoding RNase A-like domain-containing protein: MTIALSTTESMLTGYVSGITQQSNSEWYDAMRQFCSALWGTTAWGKNNPGGSPYQWQHDKASSPTATHPVMSVLFDSAEKISDLLRELAEAAVDLNHKVWNIYFDAVKQAVKSIDFSDGFDMEDVKAGVKTVGRLLGGLLEKGAEVGAEILLGRPPSAANDDLKLPVECAAPDGEDSGRSVTKQANNVNGDGFKNKGLDARAIPVKNVRTILKYDPSLTPPFVVLTSMPTP; encoded by the coding sequence ATGACCATCGCGCTCTCCACGACGGAGAGCATGCTGACCGGCTACGTGAGCGGCATCACGCAGCAGAGCAACAGTGAGTGGTACGACGCTATGCGTCAGTTCTGCAGCGCATTGTGGGGAACGACGGCCTGGGGCAAGAACAATCCCGGCGGCTCCCCCTACCAGTGGCAGCACGACAAGGCGTCCAGCCCCACCGCGACGCACCCGGTCATGTCGGTCCTCTTCGACAGCGCTGAAAAGATCAGTGACCTTCTCCGGGAACTGGCGGAGGCTGCGGTCGACCTCAACCACAAAGTCTGGAACATTTATTTCGATGCGGTGAAACAGGCGGTCAAGAGTATCGATTTCAGCGACGGATTCGACATGGAAGACGTCAAAGCGGGAGTCAAGACCGTCGGTCGACTCCTCGGCGGCCTCTTGGAAAAAGGTGCCGAAGTCGGAGCCGAGATCTTGCTGGGACGCCCACCCTCGGCGGCGAATGACGATCTGAAACTGCCTGTCGAATGTGCCGCTCCAGATGGCGAGGACAGCGGGCGCAGCGTCACCAAGCAGGCGAACAACGTGAACGGGGATGGCTTCAAGAACAAGGGCTTGGATGCCCGGGCGATCCCGGTCAAGAACGTGCGGACCATCCTCAAGTACGATCCCTCGCTCACTCCGCCGTTCGTTGTTCTGACGTCCATGCCGACTCCCTGA
- a CDS encoding WXG100 family type VII secretion target, which produces MSTGADGDHITVSFATLHELAMDLEDILKKLNGELGDLYHRVEPVVLSWKGEAREVFVEKLDEWDRSAQDLQAAQKWLHAYVTTGHANYAAAHRAVLRGWGAA; this is translated from the coding sequence ATGTCGACCGGTGCCGACGGCGACCACATCACTGTCTCGTTCGCCACGCTCCATGAACTCGCCATGGACCTGGAGGACATCCTCAAGAAGCTCAACGGCGAACTGGGCGATCTCTACCACCGCGTGGAACCGGTCGTACTGTCCTGGAAGGGCGAGGCCCGCGAGGTCTTCGTCGAGAAACTGGACGAATGGGACCGCTCCGCGCAGGACCTCCAGGCGGCCCAGAAGTGGCTGCACGCGTACGTCACCACCGGGCACGCCAATTACGCCGCCGCGCACCGGGCGGTGCTCCGTGGCTGGGGAGCCGCCTGA